The following nucleotide sequence is from Aspergillus luchuensis IFO 4308 DNA, chromosome 1, nearly complete sequence.
TATATGCTGCCCGGAGGGTCAGACCTACGACGGTGCTACCTGCCAAGCTGCGGAGCCGGTGTGTGAGAACGGAAAGATGCTGAAGAACGGAGAATGTGTTTGTCCCAAGGGGACTAAagaggacgatgatggaaCCTGTGTTCCTGTTAAGTGCTCTTCCGGTTTGGAGACCGGTAGGTGTTGTCCCTCACCCACTGCCCAATGGAGGATAATTCCTCATCAGGACTCAATGGGGAGAAAATGTGTTAACAAACCCAGGGAAATGCTACACCTTCAGAGGCGATAACGGCAACCTCCTCGGCTTCGGTGGTGGCTATTACAGCGCTGCGCCCGAAAGCATTGCTCTGAAATCCGGACGCTTCAAGCTCTGCAAAGAAGAGGAGTGCAAGACTGGAGAGGCCATCAACCCGGCTGATCAGGTGTACATCATGGACATTCACGGTAACCCGCCCAACGGGGCGCACGCGAATAGCTGGCTCAATTCCGCCAAGAATGGCGCACACGTTGGCAAGACGGCTAATTTTGCGCTGGCCGGCAAGTTCTCTGTTACGAAGTGGCCTTGTGGAAAGTACTGCTTGGGTGGGTTTGACTATGGTTTGGGTCCGGCTTGCCCGTCCAAGACGCCTGCCATGACCTTCTACCAGAATGATAAGCAGGCGTGTATTCCATTCGAGTTCACCGAGGTGCCGTGTGATGTGAAAGCGCAGGAGAACAACTGTATCTGGAAGAATAATGAGG
It contains:
- a CDS encoding cysteine-rich secreted protein (COG:S;~EggNog:ENOG410PRIH;~SECRETED:SignalP(1-22)); its protein translation is MKSYSLSLVTTIFLSTASLATAKTYTTNVPVKEIQGTSSIQGNSITWVEDGFKTSIDCDNQGENKKLSLSDSKKYAGCCLPGQRLVGSPETAFDCCAEGHDLAGSKDTGYICCPEGQTYDGATCQAAEPVCENGKMLKNGECVCPKGTKEDDDGTCVPVKCSSGLETGKCYTFRGDNGNLLGFGGGYYSAAPESIALKSGRFKLCKEEECKTGEAINPADQVYIMDIHGNPPNGAHANSWLNSAKNGAHVGKTANFALAGKFSVTKWPCGKYCLGGFDYGLGPACPSKTPAMTFYQNDKQACIPFEFTEVPCDVKAQENNCIWKNNEDQCCGGAVDCRSP